The genome window AGGTACCTGCCCGAGGGTGCCCGGCCCGACTTCGGCATGGGCGCCAGGGAGAACACCGGCGACGGCATCCTCGCCGGCGAGCGCGTCGGCGCCGCCCTCGACCTGATGGACGACGCCTGGTGGATGCCGGCCGTACGGCATCCGGCCGGGGCGACGATCCCGCTGGTGTCCGAGCGGGCCATCCCGCCGTCGGTCATCGTCGCGCGGGACGGCCGGCGGTTCACCAACGAGTCCGCGCCGTACGTGAACTTCGTGCACGACCAGTTGGCCGGCGGCCACGTCCCGGCCTGGTTCGTGATGGACGCGAAGGCCCGGGCGCGTTACCCGTTCGCGCAGATCCTGCCGGGCATGCCGATCCCGCAGGAGTTCTACGACCAGGGCATCGCGTTCCGGGCGGACACCCTCGCCGAGCTCGCGGACAAGATCGGCGTCCCGGCGGGCGCGCTGACCGAGACCGTGCAGCGCTTCAACGGGTTCGCCCGGATGGGCAAGGACGAGGACTTCGGCCGCGGCGACAGCGCCTACGACCGCTACTACGGCGACCCGACGTTGCAGAACCCCAACCTCGACGTGATCGACAAGGCGCCCTACTACGCGTTCCGGCTCGAGGTCGGCGACCTCGGCACCAAGGGCGGTCTGGTGTGCGACGAGCACGGCCGGGTGCTGCGGGCCGGCGGCGCGCCCATCGAGGGCCTGTACGCCACCGGCAACACCTCGGCGTCGGTGATGGGCAACGAGTACGCCGGGCCGGGGGCCACGATCGGCCCGTCCATCGTCTTCGGCTACATCGCCGCGCGGCACGCCGCCGCGACACGGAGGGGGAGATGACGCAGGGGGGAGCGCTCAAGGTCCGGGTGGTCGAGGTGGTCGAGGAGACCGCCGACGCGCACTCGCTGGTCCTCGAGCCCGCGGAGGGGGACCCGTCCAAGTTCTCGTACAAGCCGGGGCAGTTCCTGACGATCCGGGTGCCGACCACCCGGCCGGAGGGCGCCGCACGCTGCTACTCGCTGAGCAGCTCGCCGCTGTGCGACGACAAGCTCAAGGTGACGGTGAAGCGCACCCGGGGCGGCTACGGCTCGAACTGGATCTGCGACAACGTCACCGAGGGCGACGTGCTGGAGGTGCTGCGGCCGTCGGGGCTGTTCACCCCCGCGTCGCTGGACGAGGACCTGCTGCTGCTGGCGGGCGGCAGCGGCGTCACCCCGGTGATGTCGATCCTCAAGTCGTGCCTGCGCGCCGGGACCGGCTCGGTCGTGCTCGTCTACGCCAACCGGGACGAGAACTCGGTGATCTTCCGGGACGAGCTGGTCGCGCTGGCCGCCGGGTACGGCGAGCGGCTGACGGTGATCCACTGGCTGGAGTCCGTGCAGGGCCTGCCCACTGCGGCGGGCCTGGCCGCCCTGACCCGGCCGTACGCCGGGCGGGAGGCGTTCGTCTGCGGGCCAGGGCCGTTCATGGATATGGCCGTCGACGTGCTGACCCGGCACGGCGCGCCGCCCGAGCGCGTGCACGTGGAGAGGTTCGAGTCGCTGGCCGGCGACCCGTTCGCGGAGACCGAGGTGGTGCTCGACGCGGCGGGTCCCGTCAGCACCGTCGAGGTCGAGCTCGACGGCGAGACGAGGACCCTCACCTGGCCGCGCGGCAACAAGCTGCTCGACGTGCTGCTCGAGGCCGGCCTCGACGCGCCGTTCTCCTGCCGTGAGGGCTCGTGCAGCGCGTGCGCGTGCGTGCTGCTGGAGGGCGAGGTCGAGCTGGAGCACAACACCGTGCTCGACAAGCAGGACCTCGCCGACGGCCTGATCCTGGGCTGCCAGGCGATCCCGCTCAGCGACCGGCTCAAGATCACCTACGACGCCTGACCTCGCACGGAGCGGCTCCGCTCCCACTCACCGGGAGAGGCGCGGGCGGGGCGGCGGCCGTGACGCGACCCTTTGACCATCAGCAGGACACGAGGAGGACCCGATGCTGGACGAGGCGCTGCGGGCGGAGGCGGCCGGGCGGCTGCGGGCCGCCGAGCGGGACCGCTCGCCGATCGAGCCGCTGACCGACGCCTACCCCGGCATCGACGTGGTGGACGCCTACGAGATCCAGCTCGCCAACATCCGGCGGCGCCTGGCGGCCGGGGCCCGGGTGTACGGGCACAAGGTGGGCCTGTCCTCCCCGGTCATGCAGCGGATGATGGGCGTGGACGAGCCCGACTACGGCCACCTGCTCGACGACATGGTGCTGGCGCAGGACGAGCCGATCGAGGCCGCGCGCTACTGCTACCCCCGGATCGAGGTCGAGATCGGGTACGTGCTCGGGGCGAGCCTGCCCGGCGAGGGCTGCACCGAGGAGGACGTGCTCGCCGCGACCGAGTACGTCGTGCCGAGCATCGAGCTCATCGACAGCCGCATCACGGACTGGCGGATCCGCCTGGCCGACACGATCGCCGACAACGCGTCCTCGGCCGGGGTGATCCTCGGCGACGCCAGGGTGAGCCCGAAGGGCCTCGATCTGGCCGACATCGAGGCCGTGCTCTACAACGGAACCGGCCCCTTTGACGACACCACCGAGGTCACCCGGGGCAACACGAGCGCGGTGCTGGGGAACCCCACCACCGCCGTGGCCTGGCTGGCCAGGAAGGTCGCCTCGTTCGGGGTCAAGCTCGAGGCCGGGCACGTCATCCTCCCCGGGTCCTGCACCAAAGCCGTCGACGTACGCCCCGGCGGCGTCTTCCGCGCCGAGTTCGCCGGGCTCGGCTCCGTCACCGCTCGATTCGAATAAGACCGCTCGATTCGACAATCCGGATAAGAGGACTTCCATGAGTAAGGCGACCGCCGCGATCGTCGGCTCGGGCAACATCGGGACCGACCTGATGTACAAGCTGCTGCGCTCGGCGCACATCGAGCCGCGCTGGATGATCGGTGTGGACCCCGGCAGCCCGGGCCTCAAGCGGGCCGCCGACCATGGCCTGATCACCTCGGCCGACGGCGTGGACTGGCTCCTCGGCCGGGACGAGCGGCCCGACATCGTCTTCGAGGCGACCTCGGCGTACGTGCACAGGGAGAACGCGCCCAAGTACCGCGAGCTGGGCATCCAGGCCGTCGACCTGACGCCGGCCGCGCTCGGCCCGGCGGTGGTGCCCGCGGTCAACCTCGGCGCTCACCTCGACGCCCCCAACGTCAGCCTGATCACCTGCGGCGGCCAGGCGACGATCCCGATCGTGCACGCGGTCTCGCGGGTCACCGAGGTGGCGTACGCGGAGATCGTGGCCAGCGTGGCCTCTCCGTCGGCGGGTCCCGGCACCCGCGCCAACATCGACGAGTTCACCAAGACGACCGCGCGCGGCATCGAGACGATCGGCGGCGCCAGGCGGGGCAAGGCCATCATCATCCTCAACCCTGCCGAGCCGCCGATGCTCATGCAGGACACGATCTTCTGCTCGATCCCCGTCGACGCCGACCGGGACGCGATCGCGGCCTCGATCGAAGAGGTCGCCGCCGACGTCGCCTCCTATGTGCCCGGTTACCGGCTGCGGACCGAGCCCCAGTTCGACGACCCGACGGCGGTCAGCGGCGGGCTCGCCCGCGTCGCCGTGTTCGTCGAGGTCGAGGGCGCGGGCGACTTCCTGCCGCCCTACTCCGGCAACCTCGACATCATGACGGCCGCCGCCACCAAGGTCGGCGAGGGCTTCGCGCAGCGCATCCACCCGTAAGGAGACCGACCCATGCCCTACAGCGCCGACCTCGACATCAGGGTCACCGACTCGTGCCTGCGGGACGGCTCGCACGCCAAGCAGCACCAGTTCACCGTCGAGCACGTACGGTCCATCGTCGCCGCGCTGGACGAGGCGGGCGTGCCGGTCATCGAGGTGACGCACGGCGACGGCCTCGGCGGCTCGTCGTTCAACTACGGGTTCAGCCACACGCCCGAGCAGGAGCTCATCAAGGCCGCGGTCGCCACGGCCAGGCGCGCGAAGATCGCGTTCCTGATGCTGCCCGGCGTCGGCGTCAAGGACGACATCCGCGAAGCCGCCGACAACGGCGCGAGCATCTGCAGGATCGCCACCCACTGCACCGAGGCCGACGTCTCGATCCAGCACTTCGGGCTGGCCAGGGAGCTCGGCCTGGAGACGGTCGGGTTCCTGATGATGTCGCACAGCCAGCCGCCGGAGGTCCTGGCCGAGCAGGCCCGGATCATGGCCGACGCCGGCTGCCAGTGCGTCTACGTCGTCGACTCGGCCGGGGCACTGATCATGGAGCAGACGAGCGACCGGATCGCCGCGCTCGTGGCCGAGCTGGGGGACGACGCCCAGGTCGGCTTCCACGGCCACGAGAACCTCGGGCTCGGGGTGGCCAACTCGATCCTCGCCGTACGGGCCGGGGCCAAGCAGATCGACGGCTCGGTGCGGCGGTTCGGCGCCGGCGCGGGCAACACGCCGCTGGAGGCCTTCGCCGCCGTCACCGACAAGCTCGGCATCCGCACCGGCATCGACACCCTCAAGATCATCGACGCAGCCGAGGACGTGGTCCGCCCGATCATGGACGGCGAGTGCCTGCTCGACCGGCTGACCCTGACCATGGGCTACGCCGGGGTGTACTCCAGCTTCCTCAAGCACGCCGACCGTCAGGCGAGGAAGTACGGCGTGTCCGGCGCCGAGATCCTCATGGAGGCCGGGCGCCGCAAGCTCATCGGCGGTCAGGAAGACCAGCTCATCGAAATCGCAGTCGCCCTCGCGGCGAAGAAGTGAGAACAGCCATGGCCAACCCGGTACTCGAAGCGATCACCCAGCGCGCCGAGGAGATCAGCGCCCTCGGCCCCTCCAACGAGACCCTGTGCCGGCTGGACGACCAGGCCGCCAAGGTATTGCGCGAAGCGGGCGTCATCCGCATGCTCCAGCCGAAGATCCACGGCGGATTCGAGTTCCACCCGCGCGACTACGCCGAGACGATCATGAAGCTGGCGAGCCTCGACGGCTCGACCGGCTGGGTCGCGGGCGTCGTGGGCGTGCACCCGTGGGAGATGGCCTTCGCCGACCCGCGCGTCCAGCAGGAGATCTGGGGCGAGAACCAGGACACCTGGATCGCCTCGCCGTACGCGCCGATGGGCATCGCCCGGCCGGTCGACGGCGGCTACGTCTTCAACGGCCGCTGGCAGTTCTCCTCGGGCACCGACCACTGCGACTGGATCTTCCTGGGCGGCATGCTCGGCGACGCCGAGGGCAAGATGGCCCAGCCGCCGGCCTCGCTGCACCTCATCCTGCCGCGGTCGGACTACGAGATCGTCGAGGACTCCTGGAACGTCGTCGGCCTGCGCGGCACCGGCAGCAAGGACATCATCGTCAAGGACGCGTTCGTCCCCGACTACCGGACGATCCCGTACAACAAGGTCGTGGACGGCAGCCAGGCCAAGGAGGCCGGCCTGACCAACCCGCTCTACCACATGCCGTTCTCCGCGGCGTTCCCGCTCGGGATCACCGCCGCGGTCGTCGGCATCGCCGAGGGCGCGCTCGCGCACCACATGGCGTACCAGAGGAGCCGCGTGCAGATCACCGGCACCAGGATCAAGGACGACCCGTACGTCCTGTACGCGATCAGCGAGGCGGCCGCCGAGATCGCGGCGTCGCGCTCGGCGCTGCTCGACAACGCCTCGCGGATGTACGACATCGTGGCCTCCGGCCGCGAGGTGACCTTCGACGAGCGGGCCGTGGGCCGCCGCACCCAGGTCCAGGCGGCCTGGCGCGCGGTGCGGGCGATGGACGAGATCGTGGCGCGGTCGGGCGGCAACGCGATGCGCGTGGACAACCCGATCCAGCGTTTCTGGCGGGACGCGCACGTCGGGCTGGCCCACGCGATCCACGTGCCCGGCTCGGTCTTCCACGTCTCCGCGCTGACGCAGCTCGGCATCGAGCCGCCGCACGGCCCGATGCGCTCGATGATCTGAGAGTGCCGTTTCCCCGGCGAGGGCGCCGGAGGCCGTCAGGACTGGGCGAACATCTGGTCGTAGACGCCGGAGTGGCGGCGGCCGGCCATGAAGTCCAGGAACCGGCGGACGAACTCGCCACGGGTCAGCCGCTCGCCGGCGTCGCCGCCGCCCGGGTCCTGGTCGAAGGCCGTCCGGAAGAGAGCCCGGCACTCCCGGGCGTCGATGACCTGGTCGTCGTCCGTGTCGGTGACGTCGAACAGGACCTCGGCGATCCGGATGAGGGCGGAGCCGGCCATGGCGGCCGCCGCGGCGGCGTACTCGTCGCGGGTGATGCGTCCGTCGCCGTCGGTGTCCAGCTCTTTCTGCAGCTCGCGCCACCAGTCGGCGAAGGCGGCGAACAGGCGTTCCTCGTCCTGGGTGTCCAGGTCGAGCCGGGTGGCGATCTCCCGCGCCATCGCGGCGAGGTCGGGCCAGCCGAGGCGGCCGTCGCCGGTCTGGTCGAGCACCTCGGAGAAGAACCGCGAGGCGGAGCGCACCGCCGAGTCGCCGGCGGCCGCCGTCTCCTGACCGGGCGTGAGCAGGCGCAGCAGCGCCCCGGCTTTCGCCACGCCACGGCGTAGCCCCGCCAGCGCCTCGCCGCCGCGTTGGGGCGCGTAGCCCGGGTCGAGCATGGTCATGACCGTGTCCAGCCGTGTCCACGACTCGGGGAGCAGCCGGGTCGCGAGACTCGTGGACAGGCAGGTGGCCTGCATCAGCGTGCGCGTGCCCGGCACCTCGGCGACCCCCAGCCGTGCGCGGAGCGACTCGGGCAGCGACGCCACGATGATCGCGCTGGCCGTGGGCCCGGCGATCGCCCTGCCCGCCGCCCACACGGCCGGCTGATCGCGGAGCAGAGGGGGCGCGGGTACCTGCGCGAACAGGCGGTCGAGGATGACGTGGACCGCTTCGGTGTTCTCCAGTCGCTCCTCCACGACGGACGTGTAGTAGCGCCAGAACTCCCGCAATGTGGGCGGAAGCTTGCCGCCGTAGGGGTCCATCAGTGCGAGGAACGCCTGGAACTCGGCGTACAGCCGGTCCAGGGCGGGGCCGTCGAGGGACTCGCCGCTGAGCCGGCACATCGTGACCGAGGACTCGAACAGCGTCGCCACCACCCAGGCGCGTGCCTCGGGATCCGCGGCGTTGAACGGGCGGTTCTCGGCGTCGGCGCCGGTGATGCGGGCGTGCAGGCGGTTGAGCCGGGCCGCCTCCCGCTGCCGCACCCGGGGGTCGGGGTCGACCATCCGCTGCGCGCTGAGCACGGTGTTGCGCAGGCGCCGCCACGGGTGTGCGACGAAGGTCGAGTTGGTGATCAGCGCGGCGCCGATCTGCGGGTACGCGGCCTCCAGGACGATGGCCCGGCTCGCCACCAGCCCCCAGCGTGCCTGGTGGGTCAACCGGTGAAGCATCGATCCCGGGCCGAGCGGATCGGCGTCGGTTCCGGCGGGTTCGGCGTGGCTCATCGACATTCCTTTCCTGTCAGGGCCGGTGCCCGCACCCCGCCGAACCGGCGGTCGCGCCGCCGGTAGGTCTCCAGGCATTCCCAGAAGTGCCCGGCGCGGAAGTCCGGCCACAGCACCCGGGGGAAGACCCATTCGGCGTAGGCCACCTGCCACAGCATGAAGTTGGAGATCCGCTGCTCTCCGGAGGTGCGGATGACCAGGTCCACCTCCGGCATGTCCGGGTGGGGCAGACGCCGGGCGAAGCTCTCCTCGGTGACCTGCTCGGGCGGCACACCGTCGCGGATCAGCGACCGGGCGGCCTCCACGATGTCGCGGCGGCCCCCGTGGTCGAACGCCACGGTCAACGTCATCCGCCGGTTGTCGCGGGTCAGCGCCGTCAGATCGGCGATGTCACGGGCCAGCGCGGGCGGGATCCGCGGGTCGGTGACACCGAGGAACCGGCAGCGGATCCCGCGCATGTGCAGGGACAAGGCGTGTTTGCGGATGGCGCGGCGAATCAGCCGGAGCAGGTCGTCGACCTCGGCGGCCGGGCGCCGCCAGTTCTCGGTGGAAAAGGCGTACAGGCTCAACCACCCGACGCCGGCCGTGTGGGCCGCCTCGATGACATCGATCACGGCGGCCTCCGCCGCCCGATGCCCCTCGACGCGGGACAGCGACCGCTGCGCGGCCCATCGGCCGTTCCCATCCATGACGCAGGCCACGTGATGAGGCACGCCTCTCACATCGCCCGCCGCGGGGAGGAGTACATGGTCACTTCCGTCGGTCGCCGACATCCCGGCCCTGCTTTCGGGGGAGGGGAGGAGAGTGATCTCTCCGGAGACGGACTCTTTCACGGATCGTGATCCGATGACTACTTACCGTCGGTAGTCATGATCCTTACCCTGCTCGGCCGGGTCGGGGGGCCTCCGGCCCCCGTCTCCATGGGCGGGTCCGGGTTGTCGCAGGTAAAGACGTGTTTTGTCCCGTTTACACCATTCTGGTGGTGTGTGTACCTTTAGGGCACACGGTTCGGGGTACCCACCGGCTTCCGGTTCCGGATCCCTTGCCGTGTCGTTGCCCGGTCCGCGCGGTCCCATGACCGTGCGGCCGCCGAATCCGCGATCAGCGGAGCCGGGGACCCACTTCTCTCCGGGGTGAATCGGGAGCAGCCCCCAGATGCGCCCGTAGGGCACTTCCTGCCCGAACCCGTCAGCTAACCCGGTAGGCGGCATGGAAGCAAGGAGTCAGCCCCGACATGTCCACCCATCGCCCCTCCCTCGGCCGCCGGCCCTCCGGCCGGCGCCTGCGCTCCGCCCTCGCGGCGGCGGCCCTCGCGGTCTCGGCCGCCACGGCCGGCGTCACGGCGGCCGTGGCGCTGCCCGCCCCGGCCTACGCCAACCCGCACACGTACGGCCAGGACGTCTCCGGCTACGAGGCCGACCACGACTGGATGAACAGCCGTGCGCAGTTCGGCTTCATCAAGGCGACCGAGGGCACGTCCTGGGTCGACTCGTCCTTCCCCCGGCACTGGCGTGAGCTGGACAAGAAGGGCATCGTCCGCGGCGTCTACCACTACGGTCATCCCTCGAACGACCCCATCGCCGAGGCCGACCACTTCCTCGACGTGGTGGGCTCGCAGCCGGGCAAGCCCGGCGACATCCTCGTGCTCGACCTGGAGACCAGCGACGGCCAGTCGGTCGAGCACGTCAACGAGTGGGCCAGGGCCTGGCTGGAGTACGTGACGGCCAAGACCGGGACGAAGCCGATGTTCTACAGCGGCTGGAACTTCGCCGACAAGTACGGCCGCGGCCTCGGCGACTACCCGCTCTGGGTGGCCCACTACAGCAAGGCGCCGGGCGACATCACGCCGCCCGCCGACTGGAAGTCCTGGGCGATCCACCAGTACACCGACTCGCCAATCGACCAGAACGTCTCCGCGCTGACGCCCGCCCAGCTGCGCGCGCTCGGCCGTCCGTAGCCGCACGGTCCCCGGGACGGGCGTCCCGTCCCGGGGACCGCGCCGGCCTCAGACCACCGCGCCGGAGCCGTCGCGCCGCGCGGGCTTGACCCGCGGTGCGGCGGGAGCCGGCGGCGGCTGGCTGGAGCGCCGCTCCAGCGCGATCGCCACCGGCCCGGCCACGAAGGACGACGACAGCGTGCCCACCACGATGCCGATCAGCAGGGCGACGGCGAAGTCCCGCAGCGAGTCGCCGCCGAACACGGCCAGCGCCGCCAGGATGAACAGCGCCCCGAGCCCGGTGTTCACCGTGCGCGGCGCGGTCTGCAGGATGGCGGCGTTCACCACGCGGCCGAACGGCTCGCCGCGCCGTATCGGCCACAGCTCGCGCACCCGGTCGAACAGCACGACCTTGTCGTTGACCGAGTAACCGATGATCGTGAGCATCGCCGCCAGGAACACCCCGTCGATCGGCTTGCCCAGCCAGGCGAACGTGCCGATGACGACGGCCGCGTCCACGAACAGCGCCGCCACGGCCGCGGTGCCGAACGTCCACCGGAACCGGAACGCCAGGTAGGCGAGCTGCGCGGCGAGCGCGACGGCGAGCGCGATGATCGCGTTGCGGCGCAGCTCCTCGCCCAGGCTCGGCCCGATGAGCTCGTCGCGCTGCTTGGTGACCTCGCCCACGCTGCGGTCGAGCGCCTCCTCCACACGGACCACGTCGTCGGCGCTGATCTGCCCGGTGCGCACCGAGATCGCGTCGTCCGACCGCTGCACGACGGCCGAGGGGAACCCGGCGTCCGCGACCGCCTGCCTGGCCGCCCCGACGTCGACGGGCCTGCTCGTGCCGAACTCCACGATGCGGCCGCCGGTGAACTCGACGCCGTAGTTCAGGCCGCGGGTGACCAGCCCCGCCCCCGCGAGCACGAGCAGCCCGGCCGCGACGGCGAGCCACAGCCGCCTGCCCCGCATCAGATCCGGGTCGCGCCGGGTCAGCCAGGTCCTGACCCGGCCGATCGAGCCGATGCCGGACGCCCGCGGGCCGATCCTGCGGATCAGGGCGTCGGCGAGCACCCGGGTGATCAGCATGGCCGAGATCAGCGAGGCCAGCACGCCGATGGCCAGTGTCACGCCGAAGCCCTTCACCGGCCCCGAGGCCAGCCAGAACAGCAGCCCGGCGGCGAGCAGGGTGGTGATGTTGGAGTCGGCGATCGCGCTCCAGGCGTTCTTGAAGCCGCGTTCGAGGGCCGCCTTGAGACCCCGGCGGGGCGCCTCGCCGTACTCCTCCCTGGCCCGTTCGAAGACCAGCACGTTGGCGTCCACCGCCATGCCGATCGCCAGGACGAACCCGGCCAGGCCGGGCAGCGTGAGCGTGGCCCCCATGGCCACGAGGCCGGCGTACGAGATCAGGCCGTAGCAGGCGAGCGCGACCGCGGCCAGCACGCCCACCAGCCGGTAGACGATGCCGATGAACACCGCGGTCAGGATCACCCCGACGACGCCGGCCTTGGCGCTCGCGGCGATGGCGTCGGCGCCGAGGGTCGGGCCGACCGTGCGCTGCTCGACCAGTTCCAGCGGCACGGGGAGCGAGCCGCCCTTGACCAGCACCGCGAGGTTCTGCGCCTCCTCGGCGGTGAACGACCCGGTGATCCGCGTGGTGCCGCCGGGGATCCCCGCCTCGCAGGCGGTCGACTCGTCCACCTGCGGCGAGGAGATGATCTCGTTGTCGAGGACGATGGCGACCCGGCGCTTGTGGTCGCCGACCGGCGCGCAGGCCGCCTTGCCGGTCAGCTCCCGCCAGGGTCCGGGCTCCTTGAAGTCGATCGTGACGAACCAGCCGGGCCCCATCTGAGGGTCGGTGCGCGCGGCGGCGTCGGTGACGCCGGCCCCGCTGAGCGCGACCGGCCCGAGCTTCAGCTTCTGGCCGGTCTCGTCGGCGATCGCGTCCTTGTCGCCGGCCTCGGCGGGGCCGAGCACGGGATGGAAGTTGAGCTGGGCGGTCTTGCCGATGACCGAGGCGGCCTCGCGCGGGTCGAGAACGCCGGGCAGTTCGACGATGATCCGCTTCTCGCCGGAGCGGACCAGGGTCGGATCGACGACTCCGAGGGCGTCCGCCCGGCGCCGGAGCACGTCGAGGGCACGGTCGGTGGCGTCGGCGTCCGCCTTGACCGTGGGAGAGTCCTTCGTCTCGAAGACGAGCTGGGTGCCGCCGCGCAGGTCGAGGCCGAGGCGCGGGGCCATGGTGAGGGCGAGCAGCAGTGAGGTCGCGATGACGGCGAGCGCCGCCACCGCGCGCCACATGGGCGCACGGGACATGAAGCCTCCACAGGCGTACGAGTGGGAAAGGTCTCAGTACGCGGTGGAGGGAGGAGCGCGGGCCGAGGCGGCCCGGCGCGGGCACTGGGCGGGCGCGCCGTCGTGGTGCGGCCCGGCCCGGGTGACCCGGGTGCCGCCGCGCGGCGCCGCGGGGTTGGGCAGCACGACCGGCCCGCCGGACACGCCGGGGCCGCCCGGGCCCGCCTGGACGCGGGGCGGGTCGTTCCGGGCAGGACCTGTCGCGTGGGCCGGGGGCCAGATGCGCGTGTCCGTGAGCCGTGCGCCGTCCCGCGCCGGGGCCCGGCGGAGGGCCATCTGGTGAACGCCGCTCGCCGTGACCGCCACCCGATCCGGGGTGTGCGGGCCCGAGACGTGGAGACCGGCGGCGCGATGCGGCGTCTCCCACGCGGACGCGGACGCGGGCACGCCGCCGGCGGTCAGGACGATCGCGTGCAGCAGGAGCAGCAGCGCGGCGGTCAGCCTGCGTCGCACGATCGTCGCCTCCCTTCCGCTTCGCCCGGTCCTGCGGCCACCGTAGCGAGTTCCGCGCGTGAGTGCCGCATGCCGAACCGGCGGGAACGGGAAACGCACCCGTGGGGGAGGGGACCGCCCCGTGAGAAACGGGTACGCAGAACGAATGGCGGGAACCGGGCAGGCACCGATCGGGAGAAACGGGCGGCGGAAAACGCGGATGACCGTTTCGCGAAGGTGGGTTATGGTCGGTCTCATGGCGACCTCACGACGTGGCACGTGCGGGTCCACCGCCTTCGCGTTGGTGGTGGGCCTGCTCATGCTCGCCCTCGCGCTGGTCGCCTCCACCCCCGCCTGGTACGGCGGGGATCCCGCTCAGCGCACGCCGCAGGCCGCCGCCGAGCTGTGGACACCGGGGGCGTGGACGCCGCAGTCGGCGACCCTGCCCGCGGGCCCGGCCGGTCCCGAGCACCTGCCGTTCCCGTTCCGGTCGCGCGTCGCCGTGGCCGCGGCTCCCGTCGCCGTAGCGGTGCCCGCCCGGAGCCACGAGGACATCGTCCTCAGCCCGCAGCAGACCGGGCACCGCACCGCCGGCTCGCGCAGTCCACCACAGGCCGGGTGACACAAGCTCGCTCGGAGCACGCCGCGGCACCATCCCGGTCCTCGTCGTCGCGCGCCTGACCCGTACCCGGCCACACCGGCCCGGCAGGTCGGGCGATCGGCGACGCGACCGGTGAGGGGTGCCGGCTTTCGCGCATCCGCACCCCGCCGTGCCGCCGTTTCCCCCCGGAGGTCGTCGCGGCGCGCCGTCCTGAGCCGAGCCTCCTGACCGCCGTCCCGCGGGCCCGCCCGCGTACTCGTCTCGCGTACCGGCCACCGGTGCGCCGAAGGCGCGCACTCGCGCGCCGACATCATCCTTCACCTGGAGTGATGCCGCTTATGGCAGAGATCAGGTCGCCGCGCCTCCTCTTCGAGGAATGCCGGCGGTACACCGCGCAGCTGTCCGAACTGCGCATGCTGCTCGAGGAGCGGCTCCACGCGGCCCGGGCCGAGCTGGCCCGGGTGCGCGACCCGTACGACACGCGCGTACGGCAGGCACGGCGCGACGTCGCCGCCATCGAGGCGGCGCTGGAGCGGATGGATCGGGGCCTCTACGGCACCTGCACCCGATGCGAGGCGTTCCTGCCGCTCGACCGGCTCCGGCTCGCGCCGCACGTGCAGCAGTGCGCGGCCTGCGCCGGCGAGGCCCGGATGTCGGCATGACGGTCATGACCGGCATGACCGGTGTCAACGGGAGGAGAGGCGGGGGAGCGGCCCTCGCCATCGACCTCGGCACCGCGCGGACCCGGCTGCTGCTGTCCGGCAGCACGGCGATCAAGGAGCGGCCTTCGGCGTGCGGCGATCCGGGGGCGCGCCGGTGGCCGGTGCGGCACGGCATGGTCGCCGACATGCCCGGATGCGCGCGGCTGGTCCGCACCGCGCTGCGGGACGCCGTGACCGAGCGGCACCCGCCCCTCGAACGCGTCCTGCTCGGCGTGCCCGTCGCGGCCTCGCGGCTGGACCGGCGCGCCGCGTTCGCGGCCGTCAGCAGCGCCGCCGGCTGCCGGGTGACGATCGTCGAGGAGCCGCTGGCCGCGGCGGTCGGCTGCGGCGTGGACATCGCCGACCCGAGGCCCCG of Microbispora sp. ZYX-F-249 contains these proteins:
- a CDS encoding acyl-CoA dehydrogenase family protein, with translation MANPVLEAITQRAEEISALGPSNETLCRLDDQAAKVLREAGVIRMLQPKIHGGFEFHPRDYAETIMKLASLDGSTGWVAGVVGVHPWEMAFADPRVQQEIWGENQDTWIASPYAPMGIARPVDGGYVFNGRWQFSSGTDHCDWIFLGGMLGDAEGKMAQPPASLHLILPRSDYEIVEDSWNVVGLRGTGSKDIIVKDAFVPDYRTIPYNKVVDGSQAKEAGLTNPLYHMPFSAAFPLGITAAVVGIAEGALAHHMAYQRSRVQITGTRIKDDPYVLYAISEAAAEIAASRSALLDNASRMYDIVASGREVTFDERAVGRRTQVQAAWRAVRAMDEIVARSGGNAMRVDNPIQRFWRDAHVGLAHAIHVPGSVFHVSALTQLGIEPPHGPMRSMI
- a CDS encoding oxygenase MpaB family protein, whose protein sequence is MSHAEPAGTDADPLGPGSMLHRLTHQARWGLVASRAIVLEAAYPQIGAALITNSTFVAHPWRRLRNTVLSAQRMVDPDPRVRQREAARLNRLHARITGADAENRPFNAADPEARAWVVATLFESSVTMCRLSGESLDGPALDRLYAEFQAFLALMDPYGGKLPPTLREFWRYYTSVVEERLENTEAVHVILDRLFAQVPAPPLLRDQPAVWAAGRAIAGPTASAIIVASLPESLRARLGVAEVPGTRTLMQATCLSTSLATRLLPESWTRLDTVMTMLDPGYAPQRGGEALAGLRRGVAKAGALLRLLTPGQETAAAGDSAVRSASRFFSEVLDQTGDGRLGWPDLAAMAREIATRLDLDTQDEERLFAAFADWWRELQKELDTDGDGRITRDEYAAAAAAMAGSALIRIAEVLFDVTDTDDDQVIDARECRALFRTAFDQDPGGGDAGERLTRGEFVRRFLDFMAGRRHSGVYDQMFAQS
- the uppS gene encoding polyprenyl diphosphate synthase, yielding MPHHVACVMDGNGRWAAQRSLSRVEGHRAAEAAVIDVIEAAHTAGVGWLSLYAFSTENWRRPAAEVDDLLRLIRRAIRKHALSLHMRGIRCRFLGVTDPRIPPALARDIADLTALTRDNRRMTLTVAFDHGGRRDIVEAARSLIRDGVPPEQVTEESFARRLPHPDMPEVDLVIRTSGEQRISNFMLWQVAYAEWVFPRVLWPDFRAGHFWECLETYRRRDRRFGGVRAPALTGKECR
- a CDS encoding glycoside hydrolase family 25 protein, with the protein product MSTHRPSLGRRPSGRRLRSALAAAALAVSAATAGVTAAVALPAPAYANPHTYGQDVSGYEADHDWMNSRAQFGFIKATEGTSWVDSSFPRHWRELDKKGIVRGVYHYGHPSNDPIAEADHFLDVVGSQPGKPGDILVLDLETSDGQSVEHVNEWARAWLEYVTAKTGTKPMFYSGWNFADKYGRGLGDYPLWVAHYSKAPGDITPPADWKSWAIHQYTDSPIDQNVSALTPAQLRALGRP